ACAGATCCGGACGTAGCCCGCGTAGCTTGTTGTAGAGCAATTTACCGGTGATAACGCTCATCTTCCTTTGTTATCAGACTTCTCGCCTGGCCTTCTCTTTCGACTCTTTCTCGGTTCAGTTTCAGTTAAAGAGTTCCCGATCGTATCTCACACATCACGTCAGAACTAAACAGCTCCTCCCGCGTCTCGCAACGTGCTACTTTCAACGGTATTGCGTTTGACAACCGTTTGAATCTTTGCATCCAACCGTATCGGAAGGAATTACGTCGCCAGCGGCCAATCAACCTCAACCTCGCGTCAAAGCTGTAAGTGCAGAAGTCGCGCCATCTCTTTAAATGCTTTCTAATTATCATATTACCCGTAAATATCGAAGATCGGTAAAATCACTTAAGATTCAATCGTCGATAACTACCTCCCTCCTACCTTTCTCCTatattcgttattttattggtATTGAAAAAACGTTacaaaatatcagaaataatcaaataagaaaaattacaaatgctttaaataattttaaatatttcaaaaactttaaatCGAAATATAAGACATCTTCAAAATTAGACTTCAAtaacgtaaataataattatatcatcgcatttaaaaattaaatctctttgcaaatatataattttactgtaaatcttttatcaaaattatacattctaaatataagattttagatttttactaaatgaaaaatagtATTTCTCTTCATCgtggaaataattgaattaaaattatattgatttgtcacaaaattacaaatatagtTTCGAATTTGAGTAATCTTAACGGTAGTAAATACTTCGAGAAAATTCGTGATAATTCGAGTAAGAACAGGTAAGAACAGGCAAGAAGAAGGATCTTGCGCGTCGGATAGTGCGATGTAGAAAGCGCATATGCAGTCAGCTACTAGGCAGCAGAGTAGGGTGATCCAGGCGATGCAGCGTGTTGTGATGCTCGAGATGTCATTCGCTGCATGGTGAGTGGTGGTACTGGTGGACCTGGTGGGCAGGAGAGCGAGagtgagagagggagagagggactgagagaaagaggggagagagacagagacggAAAGAGATTCGGATTggagatatttttcttctgcGAGCGGGTATTTGTGTGAGAGAAGAAAGACTAGAAGAGGAAAATCTTCCCGAGCTCGTGGTAGCCACGATGGACGATCGCGAGGTGAAAGATAAGATGAAGGAGCTCGTTGAGAAGTTTATCGAGGTGACGGGTAAGTGTTAACATCGTCCGTGCGTCAGCGCGAGAATTATCAGGTTAAATAGCGCGACTCGGATAGCATCGCGATTACGAGTGCCACAGCGCTTTTCTTCGAGCCCGTGTGTGAATCGCGACGATGCCAAGGGTGTAAATGTTAGGAACGTTATGTTGCGACGTACCCGAGCGTTTTTCATGTTTGTGTCCTCTGATTTAGGCGAGAGCGAGGCGACGGCCCAGCAGTACCTGACGTTGGCCGATGGAAACGTGGATATGGCAATTAGTCTGATGTTCGAGGGTGGCAGACCGCCGGAGACCGAGAACGCGGATCCCGAGCCGCCCGTGAGGGCTCCTATATTACCCACGCGTGAGACGCTAGTGCCTTCGGAGCCGATATGTTCATTGCCACAATTGTCGAACAACGTGTATGACAGATTCCGTGATTTTGCTGCAGAAACCCGTACGCATTTTGTCCTACAACTTAAGCCCattctacaatagccgtaaaGTATGCGTTAAGAggtaagcagtaagctattggGATAGCTATTGggactaatgggatttttacaatccaAGAATGATCGACTGTAGTTGGTCAATTTTTACTGCTTACCTCTTAAAACATACttttacggctattgtagaatGGGCTTTATATCAATTAGAATAGGTAGTATTAAGTGGGATGGTTGCATGGATGGTATGAGAATGTCAAGTTTTTAAACCAAGTTTCTTCAAATCTACTTCTTGGTATGTAAGTTGAAGTTAAtaagttattattgttattacatgCTGGTAATTAATGTAGGACGACAAGAGGAAGAGATGACTCGCAGAGTAACTGGCACaaagcaaatatctcaaaagaAAACGAAGCGACTGGAAGATCTATTTAGACCACCATGCGATATTCTCTTCTTGGGCTCCTTCATGGAAGCACGGGACCACGCGAAAACTTTAAATCGTTGGCTGCTCGTCAATGTTCAGGATCCACAGGAATTTTGTTGTCAGATTCTCAATAGAGACGTGTGGTCCAACGAGCATATCCAAGAAATTGTGAAGGATCACTTTATCTTGTGGCAAGTATGTCATTTCACCTGAATATCATGTCACTTTCTATAGTTGACGTTCTGATTCGTCGAGTTACATTTGTTGCTTCTTAATTTTAGGTCTTGTCTAACACTTCGGACGGGAAAcgttatatagatttttacaaAGTGATGTCATATCCTTATTTGGCGATTGTAGATCCTAGAACGGGAGAATGTATGAaaacttacaaaaatattactgtaGACAGTCTGATATCTGATTTAAATGATGCATTAAGCACACATGCATCTCCCGAAAGTTCACAAGTTACATCTGACTCTTCCAAGGATTGGAATAGTTTTCCTACGAAAACGCCGCCAAAACGAAATAATATAGCTGATCAAATGAAATTGGAGAAAgttagtatttaaattttacattttttttaaaaaagcctTTTGtgatagattttttttgtaatgttccttttttttcaggAATGTGGCATACTTTCTAGATTTTTGGAAAGAGATGTCAAAGATTTGTTGTCCAAAACAGTTCAAGATTTTGGTTagtatctttaaaattaacagcagtttaattttacaaagttacacatatattgattgattttaaatataaactgcattattaaatatttgtattatatatatgcaggAAATGGCAATGTAATATCtgataatattacaaatttgaaTGGTCCAGGTATGA
The window above is part of the Temnothorax longispinosus isolate EJ_2023e chromosome 8, Tlon_JGU_v1, whole genome shotgun sequence genome. Proteins encoded here:
- the LOC139818475 gene encoding UBX domain-containing protein 7, translated to MDDREVKDKMKELVEKFIEVTGESEATAQQYLTLADGNVDMAISLMFEGGRPPETENADPEPPVRAPILPTRETLVPSEPICSLPQLSNNVYDRFRDFAAETRRQEEEMTRRVTGTKQISQKKTKRLEDLFRPPCDILFLGSFMEARDHAKTLNRWLLVNVQDPQEFCCQILNRDVWSNEHIQEIVKDHFILWQVLSNTSDGKRYIDFYKVMSYPYLAIVDPRTGECMKTYKNITVDSLISDLNDALSTHASPESSQVTSDSSKDWNSFPTKTPPKRNNIADQMKLEKECGILSRFLERDVKDLLSKTVQDFGNGNVISDNITNLNGPGMTIPSSSNTAFKKRKLNENVTKQQKDEKLKSDDTAKSETAKSETAKSEKGDEPSLRLCLRLPNGAKETTSMCATNTIEDFLTKMEEMGFPSTEHTFLVPFPKTNVGALSANTRLLDTILFPTNTVFITKI